A region from the Chitinophaga sp. Cy-1792 genome encodes:
- a CDS encoding LytTR family DNA-binding domain-containing protein, whose translation MINAVIIDDEANNILNLQRMLEKYCPGVNITGSADSAAGGIALINRHQPDLVFLDIHMPETNGLEMLQQLQSKDFALIFVTAFNQYGVQAVKFAAMDYLLKPVDPEELIMAVKKVSDNLHNKNQQQQLRLLVDLLQQGLPKDDFRIALPSLKETRFVNTGEIIRCESSNSYTHFFLSNGEKITVASSIQEYEGLLLPYGFLRPHQSHLVNRKYVRSLVKESGGYLLLQDGTQVPVSRAKKDEVKSRLSSSK comes from the coding sequence ATGATAAATGCAGTTATTATAGATGATGAAGCGAATAATATCCTGAATCTGCAAAGGATGCTGGAGAAGTATTGTCCGGGTGTAAACATCACCGGTAGCGCCGACAGCGCTGCCGGTGGCATTGCACTCATCAACAGGCATCAGCCGGACCTCGTGTTTCTTGACATCCATATGCCGGAAACCAATGGCCTCGAAATGCTGCAGCAATTACAAAGCAAGGACTTTGCCCTCATTTTTGTGACGGCCTTCAACCAATATGGCGTGCAGGCAGTGAAGTTTGCCGCCATGGACTACCTGCTCAAGCCTGTAGATCCGGAGGAGCTGATCATGGCCGTAAAAAAAGTAAGTGATAATCTTCATAACAAAAACCAGCAGCAACAATTAAGGTTGCTGGTAGACTTGCTACAGCAGGGGCTTCCAAAGGATGATTTCCGTATAGCCCTGCCCTCTCTGAAAGAAACCCGCTTTGTGAACACTGGTGAAATTATCCGTTGTGAGAGCAGCAACAGCTATACGCACTTCTTCCTGAGCAACGGAGAAAAAATTACGGTAGCCAGTTCCATACAGGAATATGAAGGGCTGCTCCTGCCCTATGGCTTTCTCAGACCACATCAGTCGCACCTGGTAAACAGGAAGTATGTACGCAGTCTGGTAAAGGAATCCGGCGGTTACCTGCTTTTGCAGGATGGAACACAGGTGCCGGTTTCCAGGGCAAAAAAGGACGAAGTGAAATCGAGATTAAGTAGCAGTAAATAA